CAATGCCTCTGGGTATTCCAGCCAGGAAtgagcacatgtacacacacacgcacacacacacacacacacacccatgcatgcacacgcccacacacacataaacacacacacacacacacacacatgcacatgcatgcacatacacgttCCCTCCAGCTTGCATTAAATATGGAAGTGAATGGGTGTGTTTCCTGTCTGCATCTTTCCCACAAAAACCCTCTCACTCTTACGTCCAAACTGGGGTCCCAGATGTCTCCAGGAAGCCGAGCGCGGAGCCTGGGGGCGCACAGCTGGGGGAGACCCTCAAACCCGAACCCCCCATCCCAGAGCTCCCTGGAGATGGGCCGGGACAGGGGAAACCGCGCAGGAAAGACACCCCCATCCTAAACCCTCTCCCACTCGTCCCAGGTAAGGCGGCTCTGCCAAATGCCCCAAATGCCTCAGAGGCAAACAAAGGGCTAATCACCATTTGGAAACTGAACATGCAACCTCACTGTTATGAACAAAGGTCCCTCACCGTTATGCTACACTTTCACCAAAGTaacttccttttttgtttttacatttgtttattttgatgttttaccATGATATCTTGCCAAAGATATCTATTTCatgcgtattttttttttctgttggccTCTTTCAGGCGTGAGACAGTTGAAAGGAGAAAAACATGTGATTCACcaagaagatgaagaaaaagaagagaagaactAGAAAAAACTTCTACTTCTCTtcagacgtttttttttcctgttgagGCTGCTTGATTTCCAGTGCTAGTTATCTGTACCTGGATGTTTAAACAGGGGTTCCTATTGGTTCTATCTACTGTGACCCCACcccttattaaaataaaacctaaGTTCTGTTCAAATATGGGATTAAACTGTGACTAACTCATGTTaagacaaccacacacacacacacacacacaaacacacacatgcatgtacgcatgcatgcacacacacgcacacacacacacggtcgcTCCCTCCACTATACATTAAATATTGGTGGATTGGTGGATACTTCCTGCCTGTATCTTTCCCACACGGTCCTTGCTCAGAGGACACATAATTGGGCTACAGTAATAATGGCcaggagcatttttttttctctaatttGGCGGAGAAAATTTTACCATTTTCTTAAAGAGCCTGTAATCGAAATCATCATTTACATGTTAGAATtttatctttcaaaaaaaaaaaagtatttttgatGAAACtggaaaatttcaaaatttgcTT
This is a stretch of genomic DNA from Anguilla rostrata isolate EN2019 chromosome 4, ASM1855537v3, whole genome shotgun sequence. It encodes these proteins:
- the ppp1r17 gene encoding protein phosphatase 1, regulatory subunit 17-like, coding for MMSIGCLRSSPETTEHILNEQDLRYVSRKPSAEPGGAQLGETLKPEPPIPELPGDGPGQGKPRRKDTPILNPLPLVPGVRQLKGEKHVIHQEDEEKEEKN